The Megalops cyprinoides isolate fMegCyp1 chromosome 15, fMegCyp1.pri, whole genome shotgun sequence region ACTTGTCCACGTAACTGGAAAGACAGTGAGAATTCAGTTCATCAGGAATACCAGGTGTAAAGCAACACGCAACTACCTTCTAGTGTTTAAGAGTATAAGAATGTCTTCTGAGGGGAAAAATTACCTGAATTTTTCAAGTCTGTTCAAGGAATAGAGTAAGTAGTCTGCAATGATGTCTTCACCAACTAAATGATCCAATATCGTTCCTGCAAATGGATATTTGAACCAAAATGTGtcataatttacattacatgacagtTACTTGCTTGCTTACTTCCAACAGTGAGTCAGTGCTTTGGCTATTTGGGATTTGTTTCATTATTGTACATATGGAAactggaaacaggaaacagtaaACAGATTTATACTGACTGTTGAGGAGTTTCTGCAACATTGTctcttttcaaatttcaaatttaaaggATACATTTACCCGGGATTTCAGTGGGGTGTCATTCAAAATGTAGAGCAGTGTAACAAAACCCCATTCTAATAATACTAATTCATACATTGCATTCAAAGTGATTTCCAGAGTAGCCCTGAGCTGAgatgaaaaatacagtaaacaatATAAGAACACAATGAAAGCTATAGTAATAAAGacacaataaaagcaataaaaaataagaataaaataaaatacacagcagGTCACAAAGCCAAAGTGAATAACAATGTTGCATAATGTATATGTCCAATAAATCTAAAAACCAGGAACACAGGAAAACCATGTTACCAGATGCTTACCGCACAATGCTAACTTCATTCCTGTTTCTATGCTCTCGATTTTTGGAGGGAGCACTCCTGGGGTGTCGAGCAGGAACACAGGAGGCCTTTCACAGACCTGTGTGCACAATTTAGGGTATTGGTGACTCCTGTTTTTACCAACGCGGAGACACACAAAACTGACACAGCAAACCAAATGATCCCATTTTGTCCCCCGCACCATCTCCAATAGATGACACTGCAGTCAGAGATGCTTCAGTTAAGAGTTCTAAGTTTTTAAATGCTCACCTGGATTCTGGTTAAGACTGCCTTGGTTATGCCAGGTTCACCTCCAACTTTGGAAGCTTTGCCTTAAATGGAAATGTTACATGAACAACTTTATTCTCTGTACTTTgcaatgaatacatatttattatgaATCATTATAATTTCCAAATAAGTTAGCAGAATGTTCATTGTGCAGATTGTTTGAGTATGATGTATGAAATATGTTAGGTAAAAGGTCTGACAAAATCACTTTCTTCACATACCTTTTTTCAAATTAGTTCTTCTTAAGGCATTAATCAGTGATGACTTCCCAACATTTGGTACGCCTATCACCATCAAGCAATAATTTATGTCCTACAAAGCGTATAAACATGATATAATAACAGAACACTTACAAAAGAATGCTACAGAAAGAACAGAAGACTTcaaaaaaacagtgtttcacaAGTACTTACACAGTGAATAATTCATCCAACCACCCAGGACACCAACTTCCACTTGGTGTGGCTGACCCAATTATACAGTACTAATTCATAACATATTTTGCATGTGTTGGATCAAGGCTGAATGTAGAATAAAACCAGCAAGCTAATTTTCCCATCAGGGTAACTGCATCCCACAGCCTGCCCACCCAGGCAAACCTCACCTCCTCCCTGTGAAACCGAGGCCTGCTCTCGATGAGCTCTGTCACAAGGGGAACTATCTGGAAACAGAGCACAGGACTGCATGATGTTATACAGACAACACATTCAgttggtgtgtgggtgtgtatgtataaatggCACAGTATGACCAACTGAGCACTTcctcatttaaaacataattttcaaaTGTTATCTAGCCCCTCCAGGCAACTATGTTAAAGCTCAAATCCACCATTAAATTATAATCGTATGGTAAACTGCTATTGTTTCCAGTAAATGGCCCTTTCTGTCTTTAAGGtgcttctctcctcctgtgtcaCCTTCTTGATGCTATCGTCGATCTGCCTCAGGCTGTCTGTGAACAGGACATTCTCCACACCATCTTTCTCAAGTTGTTTCAGAACTTTCTGCCAAGAGAAGGAGCATCATCAGGGCAAACATGTTTCATGCATCGTAACAGACGATGCCCACATCAAACTATGGGAAGAGTCACTATTAGTACCTGCTTGCTTGAAGGATCTGCTAGGTCCATTTTATTCAAAATCAGCAGATGTGGTCGGACATCTAAACTCTCCTGAAAGAGTGGGTTTCTCCCAGAGAATGGTATGTAGAATGTAGTTAAAGAAGCATCTCTTAGTAGGATAAGTAGGCCTATCTGCCATTCAATATTCAGTTATAATTTGGATCATTCCATGAGGAATGAAGTTTGGTCTAACATTCTTGGATACCCATACTGGGTTATTCTGTGTGAAATCAACTAGAACTCTTAAAAAACACGAATCATTTTTTGAGTCAAAGTATTATTAAGTTGCTATAGTTTACAGCTGTCCAGGCTGCCTTTCCAATATACCTTCTGATTTACTTAGTATGCAGACACAGCCCGTGTTTCACATTAAAGCTTTCGTGTTTCTCAGTGCATTTGTGGCGTTTAAGATTTGTTAGGAATATATACTGAGCCAGATACACTGAGGCATTCCAAGTCCTCCAGTATGAAAGAAGATGGAAGCTTGTAGGTACTGCGCTCGGCCTTCATCACAAATTAAAGTAACTCCAATTATCTTCTACTCTTTTCAGAACTAAATCAGAATAAAATcctttcacacagaaaatgaacattaaaaaatcatttttacgTGGCTAATGGAGGCGGGGAAGCTGACGACCAAGcgaaatgaatgcaaaaattgCGAAATCAAATAGACGCTACAACGTCGTTCATCAAAGGATATTCTGGCATCGTGAATTTCTATTATGCAGTCCACTTTCTTCAGATTCGCTTTCATCTGTTTCATccctaaaaaagaaaacacaaaacgaCTGAATAACATTAAGACCCACTTTGTCTTGTAAACTAACTGTTACCAATGTCTTGCTTGCCTGTAACTATCCATTCATGCTTAAAAAGACATTCCGTGTCTCTATGGTGTGTTTTGCAGTGCGGACACAATGGGGAGGTCAAGAGTCAAGAGGAGCATTAGGctccaaagaaacaaaatgtggCCAAAAGAACTGCCATCTGACAATCCGCCGCCGATTTGATCACAATGTAAAACCACAGCCTTTGCCCAAACTAAATACACTAAGGTAGccaatttagctagctagctaactgtcaCTGGCTGGGCTAGTTAGCACACGCGTAAGAACATAATCTACCTTTTGCCATATGACCAGGGAACCAATGGGCAATTTCGCGGTCACCGAAATCGAAGACGGCTCTGAATTTAGAAGCATTGCGGAGTATTTGTTGtagtctcatttttttttattgagataAAGTTTCAAGACACTACTCATGCCGTTGTCACATAATAATACTCCCGGACAACATCGTGAATTGAAAACCCGCGTTCCTTTTTAAAGTGTTCCCCTGACGTTGTCGTTTTAGCCGGAACAATGCAGCTTTCAAGGCCAAGGGTAACGCGTCGTGTATTTTCAACTACAATTCTATTATTACTTTCAAATCGCAGTAATTAAAATACTTGTGTTTTGGTcctattttctttttcctcccccATGTAACTCTTCCAGAGTAAATGCAATGACCCACTTGTGACCATACCTCAAAGTCGACAGCCATTCAACTTGACAGCCTTTTTATTTGCAGATGTCTCTCTTCTTCAGCAAATTTCCATTGAGAGTAGTTCAACCATTGCGACTGGCAATCTTTCTTTGGCTAGCTTTAGCAAATGACTTCACCAATAGGTTTTTTGCATAATGTTTATTTCACCAGTCAGGAGATATGTTCCAAGTGCAATTGATTCAACACAGAACATACTGCAGCATGATTTCTAGACTGTTACAAGTGGATGAAATGCAATGACGATTATGTTTGCAGCAGTGACAGATCAGTTGTTAACGTATCCTGAATAAGCAATGTAAAATTATCATAAAAaccattataaaaataatttcatttttgacaaGACTCAGACTTCAATTacctttcattcatttatcatttacatttaattcatttcaaatctgCAGGAAATTGTTCAtaacattgtattaaaaatgtcagcacaCACAAATCCCTGGAATTTTGAATACTTCAGAGGAAGGACACTTTCTGAAACCTCTGAATGGGCACTGAGAGCTGATCTCCAACAAGTGATCAGTGGTTTCTCACAATTGTCATTCAGTATGTACTTCAAGCTTGaatttcatttagcattttccAATCAAAGTCAGTGAGCTTTTGAACATCAGGGGAAACATTTAGTTGGATGTAGTAAACACACACCAGGTAAATGACCCTTACTACttacttttttttatcttttattttcattaaaacctGGATACGTCCAACTGACTATTTTCCCTGGGTTCTCTGTTGTCATTGTACCACCCTAGatgcctttttaaaacaacatcCTTTGCTCACAGCTTGGAGCTAAGAGACACTGAGTAAGAGGAGGgagtgtaatgtgaaatgagCCTTTCTGCTTCCCTCCAGCCGGACAGCAGGGCCCCGTGAACCGTGGAGAAAAAGGACTGGTTTGTGGCCTCCCCAGCGAACAAGACCTGCAATGGCTTAAAACAGCACAGGATTCAATTTATAAGACATAtgtaacacacactgcagttatGTGCATAGTTTTAGGCTACTGccttgggcagcagtgtggtagaGTAGTAAAAAAACAGAGCTTGTAACTGGAAGGTGACTGGTTCAATTCTGTGTTAAGGCACTTGGCTTTGTGCAAGACTTAACCCCAGTTGCCTGGGTATTTACATCAGTAAATgacatgtagaaattgtaaccctctctggataagaccacCTGCTAAACAACTGTATCGTGATATGTGATGATACCTTTGTATTCGATCCCTTCAGAGGTAGTGGCTCTGCCAGGATGTCAATGTCGTACCCTGAGCATCCCTTTGCCACATACGTGTACGAGCCGTAGGTGTAGGGGTCATGATACCACTGAGAGCGCAAAATCCGCTTTGGGGTGATGGTGGGATTTCCTGCCgcaaaaagaagacaaaaaaggtGAGACATAAGTGATAAAGTTCTGGCTTGGTCTGTAAACTTTAGACTTATCGCCCTGACTGTATACTTTAGAGACATACAAATATTAGTTTCAGCTGTCTGTGTATTTAAGGGTTATATAAGTATTAGTCACAGTGTAATTTGTCTGTATACTTCAGGATTGCAAAAGTATTAGTTACTATCAGTTGTCTCAGTAATTTAGGGTCAAACAATTATTAATGAGTTTCAGTCATGATTTGTAATGCTCTGTGTTCTATTTGCACTTTGTAAGGTGCATTTTGTAATGCTCCCTGCACCTGTATCTTGAAATGCTGAATGTCATCTGTAAAGAGAGTGTCttacaacaaaaatacataaataaatgaaaacagagaattTTTGTACAGTAATCAAAAGCAAGTGTGGGAATTGCATTGCCACTCATCACAATTTGAAACAAAcatgaattaataataaatatacacaaaacGTCTAGAATTTTATCCCACTGCAGTAACACCACAAGGAGCTTAAACTAGTCTAATCAATCAAAAATGCATAATCTTGGTAACTCCTGGGGGCTAATTTGCAGGCGTTCAGAGGGTTACCTGTGAACCTGCGGATAAGCTGAGTAATTGATTGCTGCACTTCTGCCTCAGAGAGAGACTCCATGTATTCAGATTCATGGCCAGCGATCCAGCCACATAACAAGTGACCATACCTGAGGGGAGGGTagaaacagcagacagcatACCTGAATTTCTTGCCCCTTCCCTCTAATGTCACACACTCAAAGTGGCTTTGGATTCATGCCAGaaataatgtgaataatgtCAATATCATCTAAATATGCCAGTCCAACATGTGATAACAGCAATGGTGACATAAACAATCACAATGGAGTGTGCTCTGTTGCAACAGTGTGGATGGGAATTGTAGTCAAGCAGTAAGTGGTGCTTTCAGATTTTGGTGACTAAATAGGTCCTGACCCTCACCTCTCAGTTGGCTTGAGCACAGTGAACCCAAACAGTTTCTTAATCCAGGACGTCTGCACATCGGGCACCACGTCCACCAGGTCCGTCTCATCCTCCCACACGAAGAAGATGGTCTCACAGTCCGGGTCCCAGAAAGGTTCATTGAACTCCATAAAGATCTTGTTGTTGGTTCCGAAGCCCATCCGCTGTATGGAGTGCACTTTGTTGAGGGGAAGCGGTGGGCTCAAGAGCGTTTCCTGGTGCTTCTTCAGGTAGCCTTCAAAACCAGAAGAAAGGTTTCCAAGTTTAACCTTGATGCCAAAGGACTAGTGCTTCATGTTATAGTCTCTGCCATGAAGGCCAAAACGGTGTTATCAACATGCCTACCTGTCcgtatatctgtgtgtgcatgtgtgtacatatttgaTGATTCAGGAGACACAAAGAACTTCTACCTCAGAGGCATCTCAGAAAAGGCTTGGATGTGATCACTCATGGATGACCATGACCTACTTTTTCAAGCTGAGAAGATCTCATGGATGCTCtggtttgctttgtgttgtttatttatggAACAGGTCTTGTCAAGACTTAACcttagaaaaatataaaataatcatatatATGATCATGAAACTTGTAGATATGTATGTATTGAGCATATGGTTCACAAGCAGAGTATGTAGACACTTCCTGAGGCGGAGGCCATGCTGCGGACAATGTACCCAGTGGGACAGTGACGATGACATGGTCCGCCGGGAACGTTTCTCCGCTCTCGCACTCCACCAGGACGGGAAAGGTCCTGCCTGAGGGACTGCTTCTTTCGACGGAGCCATTCCAGTGGATGCATTTCACTGGCTTGTTATAGGACACAATGTCCTTTGGCAGTTCTTTCATCATGCAGTGGATTAAGCCTTCATACCCCctgaaatacaaagaaaacagaccATGTGAGAACAGTATTATAATCATCATTTCCATGAAGATAACAGCAAATTGCACAACACTTaactaaataagtaaatataattACTAAATAAGTTAGCAAGAACATGGGGGGCAGCTTTGAGgaataatttgaaaattaacaACCTCCTCCAGtccttaaattaaataataccATAAAGTATTCACCAATTTCATCTACTTTTTATGCTACTGTCCTATGTTTCCCAGGGTCATCTCTCTTAACACCTTTACAATTGACCAGCTAGCATTTACTGGTCCTGGTCTGTGAAATCaactttttcaaaatggttGTCTTTATTAAGGTGAGACTATTTTAGCAATCTGTACATTTCATTACCCCCTGTGTATCAGTCCGTCAGCATCTTAGGACTGTAAGAAACCTAATGAAATGATTTATCTTTGGGACAGTAACACTCACCCAGGGAAGGTGCAGTCCAGGCCCGGCAGGGTCTTGTACATGCCAAATGCCCCCAGGCCCACGTCATCCATGGTGTGGGTCCCGCTGATGGAGCACTCCAGCTTCAGCAGTGTGCTCATCATGGCCAGCTGGAGCGCCCTGGTGTCCGCCGGCTCGTCCCGCCACTCCTCCGCTGCGCGGTGGGGTGCCTCCTGCTTGACGTACTGCCCCACGCTGGGCACAGGCTCCTGCCCGCTTGTGTGGAACTCCTGACACTCCTGCAGAAGGCCCGTAAAGAGTGCGGAGGCGGGCCCCGCCAGCTCGGGGCTCAGCCTCTTCCCTGAGCTGGAGAACAAGTTGGGCACAAAGGGCGGGTGGCCGCCAATGTCCACGGACTGGTTCTCTTCCGTCATGGACTTCTCATCCAGCAGGTTGTACTGGCAGGCAAGGCGGAACACTGGGTTCTCCTGGGATGGACCGTGGATCCAGTTGGCGCCAATCTCCACGATCTTGTCCCCTTGAGACCGCCACCGTtggaaaatgcatgcattacatGGGGAACATTTTCCATGCCAGGTTACATTGCTTAAgcagatttattttacatttttgttttgcacgGTCCCTGACCTAGCCAAGATGAAATTGCAAGATAAAGTGAtaataacactgaaacactgaaacatgaTCTGACATTCTACCAGGGCCACACACTGAACAGTCTGAATAGCTGACACTGGGCATTTCACAGGAAGCCATCAACTGTTAACCTGAAATACACTGGAGAAGGATCCTCAAAAAACCTTCGCCTCTAAGATCTTACACAATAGGCAATAAAATATTGTTGAACTTTGATCATACAATTTAGAAGACAACTGATGCAACTGATCTAAGCAGCGAACAACATTAAGCGCTTCTACCACAGCTCTTGCACAAGGCACGTTAACAGTCAGCCTTTGTGCTTAGTGTTTGCATACCGTCTGCCCACGGGCAGAGCCAAGTTAGTTTAGCCGCCTCCAACGCGAAATATAATGGTACAGCCAGAAAAAGGACTACATTAAATGAATATGTCAGCTTGAAGATATAGCCTTTGTCGATGATAGAAGCGGAAAATAGGTAGCCAGGCTAAAATAAAACCAGATCATGTCGATGTACACAATTATGGATGTAGCTAAACATGATTTTAGAACAGCCGTTAGCTAAACGGCTATCATGACTTGATCCTCACATGTCATTCGACTGTAAAACACTATATTTCAGGATTATAAATGGAAATCATTTTCTGGCACACATTCAACTCCGCGGCATGTATGTCTGCAGCAAGTGTAGAGGCTTACTCAAAATTGCCGTTTTACGTGTTCAGTTTCCATAACTCAAATTTTCGTACACTTACCCAACGAGCCTGTTCGTATTCTTCCACCGCTTCGGCCGGTTGCTTCAATTATACGCACGTTATGAAAACCATGACTTATTAGTTTCTGAGCGGCTCCAATGCCCGAAATGCCGCATCCAACAATAACGATATGCGAGTCCAAACCCTGAAGAAATGCCATGACTTTTTTTGTCACATAGAGAACAAAACTTTGCTAGTCAGCAAGCTAACTGGAAAGGAAGGATGTGACGTTACTTAAAACGATCTACAATCTGTTGCTTTTTtcggttaattttttttaatctacgCTATGTACACATATCTTAAATATCGCCTTAGTCTGATTTTTTTCGTGGACTTTCAGGCCCTTTCCCAgaagatagctagctacatttgCTAACCACTGCTTTGCAGGGAAATAAACGCCATCACGTGACAAGatgcatgctgtgtgtagtcCTACGTGTACTCTGATCGACCTCACTGTAACCGTAAATTATTTGACAGAATCTATCAATATTTAACTTAGTAGGGTAATTTATGATTCGGTCATCAACATTAGGTCTGGCatatttttgacattaataTTGACATAAGTCTGTATGTTACTATTGGGTGCAAATTTAACTTTAGCACTGTAAGCTTTCCTGTTTTCGAGTGATTAAAATTTAGGCTACTGCccaaaacgaaaaaaaaaacggctagTCTCTAAGAGCAGAAAAAACATACTTCATGCTCTTCCGCCTTTTGCACGACTCTTGACAAGACTATGAGAAAAGTTGCAAAGCCGACACCtttctggaaaataaacaaCGTTACCAGAAATGCCGTTTACATTTAGCAATGtatctttttaatttcatccaGTCAATACAGGGCCCTTTCATTGCTACAGTTTTGTCGCATTTTCAAGTCTTGAATACTGTGCCAAATTATAAACctgttttgttcatatttgCCATTTGCCAGATGAGGGCGCTTTAGAGTtatttgtgtttactgtaatgAAAGTTTCCTTTAATACACGAGGGAAACCAtcaggcccggcgctatgggggtgctaAGGGttgcattgcacccccagttgtctccttatattccGATGTCTACAAAGTGTTtattatgtaataaataaacGATTACGCTTTTTGAATGGAATCGAGCTAACAGATTTTGGTAGGCTAAATGACTGATGGTAGGCCCTAGTTAAAGGTGAAAGACAAGAATTGATTCAATGCTGGACAAAACCAGATCAAGTGAGGCAGGAGATTGGAAGCACCTGTTCAAGATGGCTTTAGTTCCCGGATGAACTCagtctgtttgtattttgtgcTAATGCAAGGGTACATAGGCCTACACATCGAGACAGTTGTCTACTGCTGGGGAATATTTATTGTGTTGCCACATCAAAAAGTaattcacactcacatgcattcACATCTCTTTGTGGTTTCAGAATAAAGATATTACCATATAGGAATGTGCGCttgtaaatggtaaaaaaaaaatcgttgAGTTGGGTGTAATGAGTGTGGTTTTGTTACTGCCGTCGCGAGTTGGGAGAACTGCCAATCTCCTCATGTAACTGCATGCAGCCGCTGCGCTGGGAAAGCATCTTTGCCCGCAGCTATTTTTAGGCTGAACTTGAACTTAGCTATCTTAGCGCGCTCAGAGGCTTGAAACCGCATCTCTTAGCCGTTGAACATCTCGAATGTCATTAATAACAATCCTACTTTCCAATTTCTTGTACTAAATAGATATTTCCGCAAAACTGTTATTTTAGTTAATGTAAATCGACTCACTTTTGTCAAACTTTATGACTCTTAAACAGTGGAGTCGTTgggtccgatcattcggggctatagccccgaatattttcgccctgaaaaaagGAGGTTTatagaaaaacaacagacagaccgttgacttgcagcgtccgaaggtgtgataatatttattataaagttaaatataacctccccaactgaccgatgccgatctcccttcaaaaaaaaaaaaaaaaaaaaaagtcaagccccaggcaaacttgacttagcccctgatcttttcaatagctaacGCCCCTGCTCCTAAACGAATGAATGTGCTCTCTGAACATAAGCACTCTCCACTGATTCAAATATTACCTTAAGTGAGTCTCATCAAGAACAATCACGATATGATACAATGGATGATGCCATCATAAAGGGCGAGTTCATTCACATAAAGTTCATTCTCTGAGAAGTCATCAGTACTCCATTTTACCTTTAAATGTATTGGTTTCAAGTTTTTTGTAACAAGGCCCATTTTCAATGTATCCAAAGAAAACGGGTTAATTCGACACTAGTCACATTAAACGTATGCGTTCATTACAATGCTGATAAATGAGTCATTCAATGTCCAACTGAACACGTAATCGGAGGTTCTCACAGAACAGTCCCAAGAGCCTTTTTAGCATTGCTGACATCGCTGCTTCCCAGTGCTGGTTCTCTGGGAACGAAAGCGACCTCCAATAATTTCTTCTTCTCAAA contains the following coding sequences:
- the mtg1 gene encoding mitochondrial ribosome-associated GTPase 1 gives rise to the protein MRLQQILRNASKFRAVFDFGDREIAHWFPGHMAKGMKQMKANLKKVDCIIEIHDARIPFSGRNPLFQESLDVRPHLLILNKMDLADPSSKQKVLKQLEKDGVENVLFTDSLRQIDDSIKKIVPLVTELIESRPRFHREEDINYCLMVIGVPNVGKSSLINALRRTNLKKGKASKVGGEPGITKAVLTRIQVCERPPVFLLDTPGVLPPKIESIETGMKLALCGTILDHLVGEDIIADYLLYSLNRLEKFSYVDKYELGEPCDDIQNVLKRIAVKLGKTQRVKAITGVGNITITMPNYTAAAYDFIRAFRKGELGRVMLD
- the si:dkey-275b16.2 gene encoding peroxisomal N(1)-acetyl-spermine/spermidine oxidase, whose amino-acid sequence is MAFLQGLDSHIVIVGCGISGIGAAQKLISHGFHNVRIIEATGRSGGRIRTGSLGDKIVEIGANWIHGPSQENPVFRLACQYNLLDEKSMTEENQSVDIGGHPPFVPNLFSSSGKRLSPELAGPASALFTGLLQECQEFHTSGQEPVPSVGQYVKQEAPHRAAEEWRDEPADTRALQLAMMSTLLKLECSISGTHTMDDVGLGAFGMYKTLPGLDCTFPGGYEGLIHCMMKELPKDIVSYNKPVKCIHWNGSVERSSPSGRTFPVLVECESGETFPADHVIVTVPLGYLKKHQETLLSPPLPLNKVHSIQRMGFGTNNKIFMEFNEPFWDPDCETIFFVWEDETDLVDVVPDVQTSWIKKLFGFTVLKPTERYGHLLCGWIAGHESEYMESLSEAEVQQSITQLIRRFTGNPTITPKRILRSQWYHDPYTYGSYTYVAKGCSGYDIDILAEPLPLKGSNTKPLQVLFAGEATNQSFFSTVHGALLSGWREAERLISHYTPSSYSVSLSSKL